In the Tessaracoccus lacteus genome, CTCGTCGCGGGGCAGGACGCCCGAGATGGCGAAGAAGCACGTCTGCAGGATGGTGTTCGTGCGCGAGCCCAGCCCGGCGGCACGCGCCACCTTGCCCGCGTCGATCACGTAGACGTCGACGCCCAGCTCGATGATCCGCTCCTGCAGCGGGCGCGGCAGGTGGTGCCACGTGTCGTCGCCGTGCGGGGAGTTCAGCAGCAGCGTGGTGCCGGGGCGCGCGAACTTGAGGATGTCGACGCGCTCGAGGATCGACCAGTGGTGGCAGCCGATGAAGCTGGCCCGGTTGACCAGGTACGGGGCCCGGATCGGGTTCGGGCCGAAGCGCAGGTGCGAGACCGTACGCGAGCCGGACTTCTTCGAGTCGTAGACGAAGTAGCCCTGCCCGTAGGCGCCCTCCTGCGAGCCGAGGATCTTGATGGTGTTCTTGTTCGCGCCGACGGTGCCGTCGGAGCCGAGACCGTAGAACAGCGCGCGGACGGTCTTGGGGTCCTCCAGGTCGAGGGTCGCGTCGTAGTCGAGCGACAGGCGGGTCACGTCGTCGTTGATGCCGACCGTGAACCGCGGGCGCGGGTGCTCGGCCGCCAGCTCCGAGAACACGGCGGCGGCCATCGCCGGGGTGAACTCCTTCGACGACAGGCCGTAGCGCCCGCCGATGACGCTGGGCAGGCTGCCCCGGCGGCCGTCGGAGACGGCCTCGGCCAGCACGCTGGTGACGTCGAGGAACATGGGCTCGCCCGAGGCGCCGGGCTCCTTGGTGCGGTCGAGCACGGCGACGCGCTCGACGGACTCGGGCAGCGCCGCGAGCAGCGCCTCGGCCGGGAACGGGCGGTACAGCCGCATCTGCAGCACGCCGACCTTCTCGCCCTGCGCGTTCAGCCGGTCGACGACCGGCAGCACGGCCTCGATGCCGGAGCCCATCACGATCACGACGCGGGTGGCCTCGGGGTCGCCGTGGTACTCGACAAGGTGGTACTCGCGGCCCGTCAGCGCAGCGAACTTGTCCATCGCGGCCTGCACGAGGGTGGGAACCCACTGGTAGTACGGGTTCGAGGTCTCGCGGGACTGGAAGTACGTGTCGGGGTTCTGGGCCGTGCCGCGGATGAACGGGTTGGCGGGGCTCAGCGCGCGGGCGCGATGCTCGAGGACCAGCTCGGTCGGGATGAAGCTGGCCAGCTGCTCGTCGGTCAGCAGGTCGACGGTGTTGAGCTCGTGCGACGTGCGGAACCCGTCGAAGAAGTGCACGAACGGGATGCGCGTGGTCAGGGTCGCGCGGTGCGCGATGGCCGCCATGTCGTGCGCCTCCTGCACCGAGGCGGAGCTCAGCAGGCTGACCCCGGTCTGGCGCACGGCCATCACGTCCTGGTGGTCGCCGAAGATCGAAAGGCCCTGCGTCGCGAGCGAGCGGGCAGCCACGTGGAACACCGTCGAGGTCAGCTCACCGGCGATCCGGAACATGTTGGGGATCATCAGCAGCAGGCCCTGCGACGCGGTGAAGGTCGTCGACAGCGCACCGCCCTGCAGCGCGCCGTGCATGGCCCCGGCGGCGCCACCCTCGGACTGCATCTCGATGACGGTGGGCACCTGGCCCCACACGTTGGCGCGGTGGTGCGCGGCCCACTCGTCGGCCAGCTCGGCCATGGTGGAGCTCGGGGTGATCGGGTAGATGGAGCACAGCTCGCTGACCCGGTAGGCGACGTCGGCGGCAGCCTCGTTGCCGTCCATGATCTTCCTCATCGCTGGCCCTCCGCGATCATCTCGATGGCGTGCACGGGGCACTGCTCGAAGCAGGTCGCGCAGCCGGTGCATTTCTCGTAATCGAAGCGGTACCGGTGCCCCTTGCCCAGCTTGATCACCGCGTCCTCGGGGCAGGCGCCGAAGCAGCCGTCGCACTCGAAGCAGTTGCCGCAGCTCAGGCAGCGGCGGGCCTCGAACTGGGCCTCCTCGTCGGTCAGGCCGGCGACGATCTCGCCGAAGCTCTCCACGCGCTCATCGGTGTCCACCTCGGGCTGCTGGCGGCGGGCGTGGTCGCCGAAGTACCAGACGTTCATCTGGTCGAGCGAGACCATCGGGTGCTTGGGCGCCGGGATCCACTCCTCCGAGTTGAGCCAGGCGTCGATCCGGCGGGCCGCCTTCTTGCCGTGGCCCGTGCCGATCGTGACGGTACGGTCCGACGGGACGGCGTCGCCGCCGGCGAAGATGCCCGGCACCGCCGTCATGAGCGTGTTGGGATCGACGTCGACGACGTCGTCGTTGAACGACATGCCCGGGATGGCGTGCAGGAAGTGCGTGTCGGCGCGCTGGCCGAGCGCGAGGATGACGGTGTCGGCGGCCAGCTTCTCGAAGCGGCCTGTGCCCACCGCGCGACCCTCGTCGTCGAGCTCCATGATCTCGACCGTGATGTCGTCGTCGACCGACGTGATGGTGCGCAGCCAGTTCATCTTGACGCCCTCGGCCTCGGCGCCCTCGCGCTCCTCCTCGTTGGCAGGCATCTGCGCCTCGGTGCGGCGGTACACGACGACCGACTCCTCCGCGCCCAATCGACGGGCGACGCGGGCCGCGTCCATCGCGGTGTTGCCGCCGCCGTAGACGGCGACCCGGCGGCCGATCTTCGGCCGCTCGCCAGACGCGACGTCACGCAGGAAGCTGACGGCGTCGACGACGTGCGAGGCGTCGGCCGTCGGGATGTCGACGCGCTTGGAGATGTGGGCGCCCACCGCGACGAAGACGGCGTCGAAGCCGCCGTCGGCCTGGGCCTTCAGCAGGTCCTTGATGGGCGAGTTCTGGTGGAACACGACGCCGAGCTCGACGAGGCGTCCCAGCTCGGCGTCGAGCACGGAGCGCGGCAGGCGGTACTCGGGGATGCCGTAGCGCATCATGCCGCCGGGCTCGTCGCCGGCGTCGAAGATCTCGACCTCGTGGCCGAGGCGCGCGAGGTGGTACGCGGCCGACAGGCCGGCGGGGCCGGAGCCGATGACCATCACCCGGCGGCCCGACTGCCTGCGCGGCTTCGGATACTGCCAGCCCTTCTCGATGGCCAGGTCGCCGAGGTAGCGCTCAACCGAGTGGATGGACACCGACGAGTCGAGGCCGCCGCGGTTACAGGCAGTCTCGCACGGGTGGTAGCAGACGCGGCCATGGACGGCGGGGAACGGGTTGTCGGCGACCAGCTGGCGCCACGCGGCCTCGGCCTCGCCGACCTTGATCAGCCGCAGCCACTCCTGGATGTTCTCCCCGGCGGGGCAGCCCGCGTTACACGGGGGCAGCATGTCGAGGTAGATCGGCCTGCGGGACCTGACAGGGGCGACGCGCCCCTTGCCCTGACTGAGATCCGGCTGGGGCGTCATGTCCCGGGGTTCGGTAGACATCGCGGATGTCACGACCTTTCCAAATTGCTCTACTACGAGCCATCGTAGGGGCCGCATCCGGGCTTCCGCAGGGCGGGGCTTCAGCTGATTCGCGACCGCCACTCAATGGCAAACTACGTCACTTCGGCGTTGCCTAAATCGAACTCCGCCTCGCTTCGCTCGGCGCCCTTCGACAAGCTCAGGGAACCGGAGAGGCAAGCCCAGGGAACCGGAGAGACAAGCCCAGGGAACCGGAGAGACAAGCCCAGGGAACCGGAGAGACACGCTCAGGGAACCGGAGAGACACGCTCAGGGAACCGGAGAGACAAGCCCAGGGAACCGGAGAGACAAGCCCAGGGAACCGGAGAGACACGCTCAGGGAACCGGAGAGACAAGCCCAGGAAACCAACCCACCCCAACATATTGGGCGGGACAGGTGGCCGAACTACTACATCTAGTAGTACCGTTGCCGAAGCTCACCCGGGAGGACCGCAGATGACCACCAGCGCACGACCCGTCGCCGTCATTGACCCAGCACTCACCAATACGCTGACGGTGGAGAAGCGCGACGGCAGGCAGCTGCCCTTCGACACGCGTCGAATCTCGGGCGCCATCCGGCGGGCCTACCGCGAGGTGCACGGCGAAGTGACAGCGCAGCACGCGGCCCGCATCGAGGAGCTGGCCGGCGCGGTCGTCGCCGAGGTTCGCTCCCGCTTCAGCGCCGCCGTGAAGATCTACGAGATCCAGTCGGCCGTGGAGCACACCCTGCTCGGGGCCAACGAGTACGACGTTGCCCGCGCCTACATCGACTACCGCGTGCGACGCGACTTCGCCAGGGCTCGCGCCACCGACGTCAACCACTCCGTCGGCCGACTCCGGGCCCGCGACGAGAGCGTCCTCAACGAGAACGCCAACAAGGACGCGGATGTGTTCAACACGCAGCGTGACCTCACCGCCGGTGCGGCCTCGAAGGCGATCGGCCTGCAGATGCTGCCCGCGCACGTCGCCAACGCGCACCAGAAGGGAGAGCTGCACTTCCACGACCTCGACTACCACCCGTACGCCCCGATGACGAACTGCTGCCTCATCGACTTCGAGACGATGTTCCGCAACGGCTACCGGATCGGCAACGCGCAGGTCGAGCCGCCCCGCTCGATCCAGACGGCCACCGCGCAGATCGCGCAGATCATCGCCAACGTGTCCAGCAGCCAGTACGGAGGCTGCTCCGTCGACCGCATCGACGAACTGCTGGCGCCGTACGCGGGGCTGAACCACGCCAAGCATCTCGAGGACGCCCGCCGTTGGATCCCTGACGTGGCGGCCCAGCGGGCGTACGCGCTCGAGAAGACGGCCAGGGACATCCACGACGCCATGCAGTCGTTGGAGTACGAGATCAACACGCTGTTCACCAGCAACGGGCAGACGCCGTTCACGTCGGTCGGCTTCGGGCTCGGCACCGGCTGGCTCTCCCGCGAGATCCAGCGCGCCATCCTGCAGATCCGCATCGGGGGCCTCGGCCGCGAGCACCGGACCGCGATCTTCCCCAAGCTGATCTTCACGCTGAAGCGCGGCCTGAACCTGGAGGACGGCGACGAGAACTACGACATCAAGCAGCTCGCCGTCGAATGCGCGACCAAGCGGATGTACCCCGACGTGCTGAGCTACGACCGGATCGTCGAGCTGACGGGCAGCTTCAAGGTGCCGATGGGCTGCCGCTCGTTCCTGCCGGCCTGGC is a window encoding:
- a CDS encoding NAD(P)-binding protein, which translates into the protein MSTEPRDMTPQPDLSQGKGRVAPVRSRRPIYLDMLPPCNAGCPAGENIQEWLRLIKVGEAEAAWRQLVADNPFPAVHGRVCYHPCETACNRGGLDSSVSIHSVERYLGDLAIEKGWQYPKPRRQSGRRVMVIGSGPAGLSAAYHLARLGHEVEIFDAGDEPGGMMRYGIPEYRLPRSVLDAELGRLVELGVVFHQNSPIKDLLKAQADGGFDAVFVAVGAHISKRVDIPTADASHVVDAVSFLRDVASGERPKIGRRVAVYGGGNTAMDAARVARRLGAEESVVVYRRTEAQMPANEEEREGAEAEGVKMNWLRTITSVDDDITVEIMELDDEGRAVGTGRFEKLAADTVILALGQRADTHFLHAIPGMSFNDDVVDVDPNTLMTAVPGIFAGGDAVPSDRTVTIGTGHGKKAARRIDAWLNSEEWIPAPKHPMVSLDQMNVWYFGDHARRQQPEVDTDERVESFGEIVAGLTDEEAQFEARRCLSCGNCFECDGCFGACPEDAVIKLGKGHRYRFDYEKCTGCATCFEQCPVHAIEMIAEGQR
- the nrdD gene encoding anaerobic ribonucleoside-triphosphate reductase; this encodes MTTSARPVAVIDPALTNTLTVEKRDGRQLPFDTRRISGAIRRAYREVHGEVTAQHAARIEELAGAVVAEVRSRFSAAVKIYEIQSAVEHTLLGANEYDVARAYIDYRVRRDFARARATDVNHSVGRLRARDESVLNENANKDADVFNTQRDLTAGAASKAIGLQMLPAHVANAHQKGELHFHDLDYHPYAPMTNCCLIDFETMFRNGYRIGNAQVEPPRSIQTATAQIAQIIANVSSSQYGGCSVDRIDELLAPYAGLNHAKHLEDARRWIPDVAAQRAYALEKTARDIHDAMQSLEYEINTLFTSNGQTPFTSVGFGLGTGWLSREIQRAILQIRIGGLGREHRTAIFPKLIFTLKRGLNLEDGDENYDIKQLAVECATKRMYPDVLSYDRIVELTGSFKVPMGCRSFLPAWQDEEGNEVTAGRMNLGVVTLNLPRIALETRGDVSAFWVLLAQRLDVMRDALLYRVERCKEAVPANAPILYRYGAFGHHLAPADDVDQLFRDGRATVSLGYIGLYEVATAFFGGAWESDPAAKEFTLAVLRRLYERAREWSAESGYAISVYSTPSESLTDRFCRLDQERFGRVADITDKDYYTNSFHYDVRKAPTPFEKLDFEKDYVPFTTGGFIHYCEYPVLQQNPKALEAVWDYAYDRVGYLGTNTPIDRCFECGFAGDFAPTEQGFRCPSCGNDDPGSVDVVKRTCGYLGNPQARPMVHGRHAEISARAKHLGGDGC